A single genomic interval of Saccharospirillum mangrovi harbors:
- the fdhF gene encoding formate dehydrogenase subunit alpha — protein MLHVFDPNNRSDRDLGTPPAIESGRRVALTIDGLDISVPEGTSVLRAAAIAGIQIPKLCATDNLEAFGSCRLCAVEIEGRRGLPASCTTPVAAGMNVTTQNARLAKLRRNVMELYISDHPLDCLTCSANGDCELQDMAGQVGLREVRYGYDGKHHLDADKDTSNPYFTFDASKCIVCSRCVRACEEVQGTFALTIDGRGFDSHVAASQNDAFMDSECVSCGACVQACPTATLMENSVIELGQPERSVVTTCAYCGVGCSFKAELKGNTVVRMVPYKNGQANHGHSCVKGRFAFGYATHPDRLTTPMIRDHIDEPWRPVSWDTALQFAADRIKAIQAKYGRNSVGGITSSRCTNEEAYLVQKLVRTAFGNNNTDTCARVCHSPTGYGLKQTLGESAGTQTFDSVMQADCILVIGANPTDAHPVFGSQLRRRLRQGAKLIVADPRAIDLLTTPHGGEGIHLPLRPGTNVALVNALTHVIVTEELEDRAFIAERCDASEYAAWNAFIRDERLSPEATESITGVPADRVREAARLYANADNGAIYYGLGVTEHSQGSTMVMGIANLALATGNIGREGVGVNPLRGQNNVQGSCDMGSFPHELPGYQHVAQDDSRQRFEVAWGVNIDHEPGLRIPNMFDAAIDGSFKGLYVQGEDIAQSDPNTQHVEQALSSLECLIVQDIFLNETAKYAHVLLPGSSFLEKDGTFTNAERRINRVRKVMPPLAGKADWEITQDLANALGYKMDYGHPEEIMAEIASLTPTFKNVTYQKLDELGSLQWPCNDEHPNGTPIMHEQDFPIGKGRFVVTDYVPTTERSNRRFPLLLTTGRILSQYNVGAQTRRTENQNWHEQDWFEIHPHDASERGINDGDWVGITSRSGDTVLQAKVSERMQPGVVYTTFHHPVSGANVITTDNSDWATNCPEYKVTAVQCEKVANPSAWQQRHRAQDKKQWGFLRAGVETESTVVK, from the coding sequence ATGCTGCACGTTTTCGATCCCAACAACCGTTCAGACCGCGACCTCGGTACACCGCCGGCCATTGAATCGGGTCGTCGTGTTGCTCTGACCATTGATGGGTTGGACATCTCCGTTCCAGAAGGAACCTCGGTGTTGCGCGCCGCTGCTATTGCCGGTATTCAAATCCCCAAACTGTGCGCCACCGATAACCTGGAAGCCTTTGGTTCGTGCCGATTGTGCGCGGTCGAAATTGAAGGCCGGCGCGGCTTGCCGGCATCCTGTACCACGCCGGTCGCCGCAGGCATGAACGTCACCACCCAGAACGCACGCCTCGCCAAATTGCGTCGCAATGTGATGGAGCTGTACATCTCCGATCACCCGCTCGATTGCCTGACTTGTTCCGCCAACGGCGATTGCGAATTGCAGGATATGGCCGGTCAGGTTGGCCTGCGCGAAGTGCGTTACGGTTACGATGGCAAACACCATTTAGACGCCGACAAAGACACCAGCAACCCCTATTTCACCTTCGACGCCAGCAAGTGCATTGTCTGCTCGCGTTGCGTACGCGCCTGCGAAGAAGTGCAGGGTACTTTCGCGCTGACCATCGATGGTCGCGGTTTCGATTCGCACGTCGCCGCCAGTCAAAACGATGCCTTTATGGATTCCGAATGCGTCTCCTGCGGTGCCTGTGTGCAGGCCTGCCCGACCGCAACTTTGATGGAAAATTCGGTTATCGAACTCGGTCAACCCGAGCGTTCGGTGGTCACGACTTGCGCTTATTGCGGCGTCGGTTGTTCGTTCAAAGCCGAGCTGAAAGGCAACACCGTGGTGCGCATGGTGCCGTACAAAAATGGTCAGGCGAATCACGGCCACTCGTGCGTGAAAGGCCGGTTTGCGTTCGGTTACGCGACGCATCCGGATCGCCTCACTACACCGATGATTCGCGACCATATTGATGAACCGTGGCGGCCGGTCAGTTGGGACACTGCACTGCAATTTGCGGCCGATCGCATCAAAGCCATTCAAGCCAAATACGGCCGTAACAGCGTCGGTGGTATTACCAGCTCGCGTTGCACTAACGAAGAAGCCTACTTGGTGCAAAAACTGGTGCGCACCGCCTTTGGCAACAACAACACTGATACCTGCGCGCGCGTCTGCCATTCACCGACCGGCTATGGATTGAAGCAGACGCTGGGCGAAAGTGCCGGTACCCAAACTTTCGATTCGGTGATGCAGGCCGATTGCATTTTGGTCATCGGCGCCAACCCGACCGACGCTCACCCGGTGTTCGGTTCGCAACTGCGGCGTCGCTTACGCCAGGGCGCAAAACTGATTGTGGCCGATCCGCGTGCCATCGATTTATTAACCACCCCGCACGGCGGTGAAGGCATTCATTTACCGTTGCGGCCAGGCACCAATGTCGCGCTGGTGAATGCGCTGACGCATGTTATCGTCACCGAAGAGTTGGAAGATCGCGCCTTTATTGCCGAGCGTTGCGATGCCAGCGAATACGCCGCCTGGAACGCCTTTATTCGCGACGAACGTTTGTCGCCGGAAGCGACCGAAAGCATCACCGGTGTACCGGCCGACCGCGTGCGTGAAGCGGCGCGGCTGTATGCGAACGCCGACAACGGTGCCATTTATTACGGTCTGGGTGTGACCGAGCATAGCCAGGGTTCAACCATGGTGATGGGCATCGCCAACCTGGCGCTGGCGACGGGCAACATTGGTCGCGAAGGCGTCGGCGTGAATCCGCTACGCGGTCAGAACAACGTTCAGGGCAGTTGCGACATGGGCAGTTTCCCGCACGAATTGCCGGGTTATCAGCACGTGGCGCAAGACGATTCGCGTCAACGTTTCGAAGTGGCCTGGGGCGTGAACATCGACCATGAACCGGGCTTGCGCATTCCCAATATGTTCGACGCTGCGATTGATGGCAGTTTCAAAGGTTTGTATGTACAGGGCGAAGACATTGCGCAATCGGACCCCAACACCCAGCACGTTGAACAGGCGTTGAGTTCGCTGGAATGTTTGATCGTGCAGGACATCTTTTTAAACGAAACGGCTAAGTACGCGCACGTGCTGTTACCCGGTTCGTCGTTCCTGGAAAAAGACGGCACCTTCACGAATGCCGAACGGCGCATCAATCGTGTGCGCAAAGTGATGCCGCCCCTGGCGGGCAAAGCCGACTGGGAAATCACTCAGGATTTGGCGAACGCACTTGGTTACAAAATGGACTACGGTCACCCTGAAGAAATCATGGCGGAAATTGCCAGTCTGACGCCGACGTTCAAAAACGTCACTTACCAAAAACTGGACGAACTCGGCAGTCTGCAATGGCCATGCAACGACGAACATCCGAACGGCACGCCGATCATGCACGAACAGGATTTTCCGATTGGCAAAGGCCGCTTTGTTGTCACCGATTACGTGCCGACCACCGAACGCAGCAACCGTCGTTTCCCACTGTTGCTGACTACAGGCCGCATTCTCAGCCAGTACAACGTCGGTGCCCAAACCCGACGCACCGAAAACCAGAACTGGCACGAACAGGACTGGTTCGAAATTCATCCGCACGATGCCAGCGAACGCGGCATTAACGATGGCGATTGGGTGGGCATTACCAGCCGCAGTGGCGATACGGTATTGCAAGCCAAAGTGAGCGAGCGTATGCAGCCGGGCGTGGTGTACACCACGTTTCACCATCCGGTCAGCGGCGCCAATGTGATCACCACTGACAACTCCGACTGGGCCACTAATTGCCCGGAATACAAAGTTACCGCAGTGCAATGTGAAAAAGTTGCCAACCCCAGCGCCTGGCAACAACGCCATCGCGCGCAGGATAAAAAGCAGTGGGGTTTTCTGAGGGCGGGCGTGGAAACCGAATCGACGGTGGTGAAATAA
- a CDS encoding formate dehydrogenase subunit gamma yields MPTSPQSSSAQTDTSLAWLPAEIEAAKTKPGPLLPLLHRIRDRLGFIPSDAVPMLAQGLQISRAEVQGVISFYHDFNTEPTGRNRLQVCRAEACQARGGRALEAYVQQRLGIRFHQTTADGEVTLEPVYCLGNCATGPAVRLNDAVYGRVTNQRLDALLDQALTQPLTIQPLQQEPDA; encoded by the coding sequence ATGCCGACATCACCGCAATCTTCGTCCGCTCAGACGGATACTTCATTGGCGTGGCTGCCCGCTGAGATCGAGGCGGCCAAAACCAAGCCAGGTCCGCTGTTGCCACTGTTGCATCGCATTCGTGATCGCCTGGGTTTTATTCCCAGCGACGCGGTGCCGATGCTTGCACAGGGTTTGCAAATCAGTCGCGCCGAAGTGCAGGGCGTGATCAGTTTTTATCACGATTTCAATACCGAACCGACCGGCCGTAACCGGTTGCAAGTTTGCCGGGCCGAAGCCTGTCAGGCGCGTGGTGGCCGGGCTTTGGAAGCCTACGTTCAACAGCGACTTGGCATCCGTTTTCATCAGACCACGGCCGATGGCGAAGTCACTTTAGAGCCGGTTTATTGCTTGGGTAATTGCGCTACTGGGCCAGCGGTGCGGTTGAACGATGCGGTGTATGGCCGGGTGACGAATCAACGGTTGGATGCGTTGCTGGACCAGGCGTTAACGCAGCCGCTGACGATTCAGCCTTTGCAACAGGAGCCGGACGCATGA
- a CDS encoding formate dehydrogenase beta subunit, protein MTRVYVPRDTTALSLGADEVASALLQARPDIELVRNGSRGLFWLEPLVEVETDQGRVAYGPVAPEDVTALLESGLLDGQPGHALYLGLTENIPYLKKQQRFTFARAGITDPLSLDDYLHHGGYVGLRQALSKTSQEIVDEIKTSGLRGRGGAAFPAAIKWQTVLDADASNGHSRFSGRKFVVCNADEGDSGTFADRLVMEADPFMLIEGMTIAGLAVGADTGFIYLRSEYPIAHQVLNEAIAIAEAAGYLGDNVLNSGRAFHLEVRLGAGAYICGEETSLLDSLEGKRGQVRVKPPLPALKGAFGQPTVVNNVLTLAAVPFILAQGGQAYADVGLGRSRGTLPFQLAGNIERGGLVELAFGVTLRELLNDFGGGTATGRPMRAVQVGGPLGAYLPEHLWDTPLDYEAFAEVGAVVGHGGIVVFDDSVDMLEQARFAMEFCAVESCGKCTPCRIGSTRGVEVIDRIRANEARDNNLILLRDLCDTMEDGSLCAMGGMTPNPVRSALNHFPDDFHPDDDHRDAARVSQEA, encoded by the coding sequence ATGACTCGGGTTTACGTTCCGCGCGATACCACGGCGCTGTCGCTCGGTGCTGACGAGGTGGCCTCCGCGCTGTTGCAGGCGAGGCCCGACATCGAGCTGGTGCGCAACGGCTCACGCGGTTTGTTCTGGTTGGAGCCGCTGGTGGAAGTGGAAACCGACCAGGGCCGTGTCGCTTATGGTCCGGTTGCGCCGGAAGACGTAACGGCCTTGCTCGAAAGCGGTCTGCTTGATGGTCAACCCGGCCATGCGTTGTACCTCGGCCTCACTGAAAATATTCCCTATTTGAAAAAACAGCAGCGATTCACTTTTGCCCGTGCGGGCATCACCGATCCGTTGTCGCTGGACGATTACCTTCACCACGGCGGCTATGTCGGTTTGCGGCAGGCGCTGAGTAAAACGTCGCAGGAAATTGTTGATGAGATAAAAACCTCGGGTTTGCGCGGTCGCGGCGGCGCGGCTTTCCCGGCCGCGATTAAATGGCAGACGGTGTTGGACGCCGATGCCAGCAACGGCCACAGTCGTTTTTCCGGTCGCAAGTTTGTTGTCTGCAACGCCGACGAAGGCGATTCCGGCACCTTTGCCGATCGACTGGTGATGGAAGCCGATCCCTTTATGTTGATCGAGGGCATGACCATCGCCGGCCTCGCCGTCGGTGCCGATACCGGCTTTATTTATTTGCGTTCGGAATATCCGATCGCCCATCAAGTTTTGAACGAGGCCATTGCCATCGCCGAGGCCGCAGGTTACCTCGGCGACAACGTTTTGAATTCCGGCCGCGCCTTTCATCTGGAAGTTCGACTCGGTGCGGGTGCCTATATTTGTGGCGAGGAAACGTCGCTGTTGGACAGTCTGGAAGGCAAGCGCGGCCAGGTGCGTGTCAAACCGCCATTGCCTGCGTTGAAAGGTGCGTTTGGTCAACCAACGGTGGTGAACAATGTACTCACGCTGGCGGCAGTGCCTTTTATTTTGGCGCAGGGCGGCCAGGCCTATGCCGATGTTGGCCTGGGCCGTTCACGCGGCACTTTGCCGTTTCAGTTGGCCGGAAATATTGAGCGCGGCGGTTTGGTCGAGTTGGCGTTTGGTGTGACCTTGCGCGAATTGCTGAACGATTTTGGCGGCGGTACCGCGACGGGCCGGCCGATGCGGGCGGTGCAAGTTGGTGGTCCGCTGGGCGCTTATTTACCGGAACATTTGTGGGACACACCGCTCGATTACGAAGCCTTTGCCGAGGTCGGGGCGGTGGTCGGTCACGGCGGTATTGTGGTGTTTGACGACAGCGTCGACATGCTCGAACAAGCGCGGTTTGCGATGGAATTTTGCGCGGTGGAATCGTGCGGTAAATGCACGCCGTGTCGCATCGGTTCGACGCGGGGCGTGGAAGTGATTGATCGCATTCGCGCCAATGAAGCACGCGATAACAATCTGATTTTGCTGCGCGATTTATGCGACACCATGGAAGACGGTTCGCTCTGTGCCATGGGCGGCATGACGCCGAACCCGGTGCGCAGCGCGTTGAACCATTTCCCGGACGATTTTCATCCAGACGACGATCACCGAGACGCCGCGCGCGTGTCGCAGGAGGCCTGA